AACCTGCAGAATATGAGGAAGAGTTCGCGAGTAGCAGACGAGAACATGCTTGGTGACAATGGAAATGGTGCTGCATTACCTATTTTAGCACACAGACCGCGACATGGCTGGAATGGATTTACTGTCATATGCAGTATTGTTCGAGCTCCTCTGGCACTGCTGTCTTGCCTATCGCATCCTCGTATTAGTAGTGCTGATGGAGTTTGGATGTCTGGGGAGTTCGGACGGATATCTGAGATGAATCATCTCATGGTTAATGACAGCATGCGTTATGCCATCCTAATGTAAATGTTTCAAATTTCGAACTCGTGGAGGAAAAGAAATAGAATTGTCGAAATTTTGCTCTGGATATCTAGTTTTGTGTCATGTGATTGTGCTTTTCATCATTTTTATACAAAGTACGGATGTCAATACAAAGAAACCGATCCTATAATACAGTTAAACCTCGATGAAGTAataatcgataaagtaataaactcgctaaaataatatttttttccgATCCCAGCATAATGAACACAGTGTATTTTTACTCCTGGTAAAGTAATAAACTCgctaaagtaatattttttcttggtcCCGGCCCTATTACTTTAAAGAGGTATAGTATCCTGCATTAGAACAGGTACTTGCATGCAATAAAAAGTAGATATCAAATGCAGTGAACCAAAAGTCTCAGAATTAATATGTAAAATCTGATAAACATATTAGTTCAGTTAATGATCAATCAGGGAGAgtgcatgtgtgtgtgtgtgtgtttgtgctTACTTTGCCTGCAGATATGATCAGCAAATTAAAAGAAAGAGACAAGCTCGAAAGTGGATTTCGAGTAAGTTAAAAGTTTGAGATGAAAAGGAGCATATCAAAATTCTTGAGAAGCTGCAAGTACAGAGCTAGTTCTTACTTACATGGCCAACTTGCAGGCCAGAGGTTGAAAAGTTCTTATCTGTTTTGAGTGCTTTCTCTTGTTTCTTTAGCCATACATGAGCCAAACATGTGCTTCATAACCAGAGTACCACCATCCAGCAATGCTTGGTGGCAGTGGAGGATCGAGAGCCCGATCTCTGTGGGGGCACTATGTATGTACTTAAGTGACTATGTTACGCGTTACTGATTAAGTtcaatttttttgattttttttgtcaTATTTCTCTCTTCTTTCTTCCGTTTTACCCTCAGATTTCTTCTATTCTTTCTGGATCCCTTTTTATAAATAGCCTTGACGGCGGGTGTTGAGCATGCACACGCCTTCACATTTCAGCCAATACTTCTACAAACCAACATATCAGCTATCTGTTATAAATTTCAAAAATGGACTATAAGTTCGCGATAAATTGGTGCAAATTGACTTCAAGAACTCCTCTGATTGTGAAGAGTGTTCATATTCTAAACAAAGAGGATACAAAGGTATGATCATGTTACTGGATTCTGTCTACATAAAG
The sequence above is drawn from the Apium graveolens cultivar Ventura chromosome 2, ASM990537v1, whole genome shotgun sequence genome and encodes:
- the LOC141705391 gene encoding uncharacterized protein LOC141705391, whose amino-acid sequence is MRRILVAVRENLQNMRKSSRVADENMLGDNGNGAALPILAHRPRHGWNGFTVICSIVRAPLALLSCLSHPRISSADGVWMSGEFGRISEMNHLMVNDSMRYAILM